The Thioalkalivibrio sp. XN279 genome contains the following window.
GCATCCCGGGCACCAGGCCCAGCATGCCGATGATGCCGGCGGCGATCGCCAGCGCGCGTGCGCTGCCGAACAGCTGCTTGACCATGTCGCGGCCCATGTCCCCGGCGGCGGAGACCCGGGTGACGATGATGGCGGTGGCCGATGACAGCAGCAGGGACGGGATCTGCGCGGCCAGGCCGTCGCCTATGGTCAGCAGCACATAGGTGCGCGCTGCGTCTGCGAGCGGCATGCCGTGCGTCACCGTGCCGATGACCAGGCCGCCGATGATATTGATGAACAGGATCAGGATGCCGGCCACGGCGTCGCCGCGCACGAACTTGCTGGCGCCGTCCATGGAGCCGTAGAAGTCCGCCTCGGCGGAAGTCTCGGCCCGCCGCAGCCGCGCCTCGTCCTGGGTGATGAGGCCGGCGTTGAGATCGGCGTCGATGGCCATCTGCTTGCCTGGCAAGGCGTCCAGGGTGAAGCGCGCACTCACCTCCGACACGCGGCCGGCACCCTTGGTGACGACGACGAAATTGATGATCACCAGGATGGCGAACACCACCAGGCCGACGGCGTAGTTGCCGCCGACGACGAAGTTGCCGAAAGCCTCGATCACCTTGCCGGCGGCGTCGGTGCCGCTCTGGCCGTCCATCAGCACCACGCGGGTGGACGCCACGTTCAGCGCCAGGCGCAGCAACGTGGCCAGCAGCAGCACGGTGGGGAATACCGAGAATTCCAGCGGCCTCGCTGCGTAGATGGTCATCAGCACCACCACCAGCGCGAGCGCGATGTTGAATGTGAAGAACATGTCCAGCGCGAGCGGCGGCAGCGGCAGCACGATCATCACCAGCAGTGCGATCAGCAGCAGCGGCGTGCCCAGCCCGTTGCGGATGAAGTCGCCGAGGTAGCGCAACACGGAAGTCATGTTCAAATCCTCTTGCCCGGCCGGCGGCGGGTCAGGTGTTCGGGAACATCGAATTCAGCCAGCTCAGGCACCGGGTCGCCCGGAGCGGCGGCGCGCAGCTGGTAGATCCACGCCAGCACGCGGGCGACCGCCAGGAACAGCTCTTCGGGGATCTCCTCGTCCAGCGGCGTGGTGTAGTACAGCGCCCGTGCCAGCGGCGGCGCCTCGAGCCGCGGCACGCCCGCCTCGGCCGCCGCCTCGCGGATGCGCAGCGCCGTCTCGTCGACGCCCTTGGCGACCACGCGCGGTGCCGACATTCCGGAGGACTCGTACTTCAGCGCCACAGAGAAGTGCGTCGGGTTGGACACCACCACGTCGGCGGCCGGCACGGCGGCCATCATGCGCCGCTGCGCCATCTCCATCTGGATGCGGCGGATGCGGCCTTTCACCTCCGGACGCCCGTCGGTCTCCTTCATCTCGTCGCGCACTTCCTGGCGCGTCATGCGCAGCTGCTTGCTGTGCGTCCACAGCTGGAACGGCACGTCGACCGCCGCGATCAGCAGCAGCACCGAGCCGAGCACCAGCAGCACCCAGCAGATGGTCCGCGCCAGGCCGGGAATCGCCGTGCGCAGGTCGTTATCGCCCGCGGTAAGCAAGTCGGGACCGATATGGCGCAGGACCAGGAAGCCGGCGCCGGTGACGACGATGAACTTGGCCAGCGTCTTGGCGAATTCCATCAGGCCGTTGGCCGAGAAAATGCGCTTCAGGCCCTTCAGCGGGTTGAGCTTGTCCAGCTTGGGCTTCATGGCCTCGGCGCTGAACACCAGCCCGCCCAGCATCGCGGGGCCGGCCAACGCAGCGATGAGCACCGCGACGAACACCGGGGCAAGCAACCAGAGCGCCGCCATGCCCGCCTCGCCGAGCACCGCCGGGAGCAAGGCCGTTTCGAAGGCCAGGTCCCGCGGCATCGTCAGGCCGGCGCGCATGGCGTCGATCATGCCGGTGCCGATGGGGCCGCCGAAAAGCAGCAGTGCCGCCGCGCCGGTCAGCACCACGGCCGTGGTGTTGAGCTCGCGCGAGCGCGGCGCCTGGCCTTTTTTCTTCGCGTCCTGGAGGCGCTTCGGCGTCGCTTGTTCTGTGCGTTCCTGGCTGGTGTCCTGCTCGCTCATCTCAGCCTCCCAGCCACCAGCCGATGACGCTGAAACCTTCGCCGAGCAACTCGCTGAAGCGCGCGCCCAGGGCCGCCACCGTCGCCCAGAGGACGAGGAACCCGAGCATCAGGGTCATGGGAAAACCCACGGCGAAAATGTTCAGCTGGGGCGCCGCACGGGTGACCACCCCCATCGCCACGTTGGCCAGCAACAAGGAGCCGACGGCCGGCAGGGCGATGAGCACAGCGTGGCCGAACATCACGCTGCCCCAGTCCGCCAGCGCAGCGAAGTCGGCGAAACGGATACCGCCGGCGAGCGGCAGTTCGCGGAAACTGAGCACCAGGAAATTCAGCAGCACCAGGTGGCCGTCCAGCGCGAGGAACAGCAGCGTCGACAACACCACGAAAAATTGGCCGACCACAGGCACCTGCACGCCGCTGTCCGGGTCCACCAGCGAGGCGAAGCCAAGCCCCATGCCCAGCGCCACCAGCTCCCCGGCGATCGCCAGCGCGGCGAACACCATTTGCAGCACGAAGCCGGCCACCGCGCCGATCACCAGTTCGCGCAGCATCGCCAGCACCATGCTGAAGCTCAGCAGCGAGATCTCCGGCGGCGGCGGCAGCAGCGGCTGGACCATCAGCGCAATCACCAGCGCCAGTCCTGCGCGCACCTGCATCGGCACCGAGCGCGCGCCGAACAGCGGCGCCGCCAGCAGCAGCGCCGCGATGCGCATGAAAGACAACGCCAAACCGGCGATCCAGGTGTCGAGTTGTGCGGCGGTGAACTCCATCCTCGCGCGGCCTCAGTGCAGCAGGCCGGGGATGGAGGTGATCAGTTCGCGCGAGTAGTCCACGATCACGCGCAGCATCCAGTGGCCGCCGAATGCCAGCACGGCGACCAGGCCGAGCAGCTTGGGGATGAAGGACAATGTCATCTCCTGGATCTGCGTCGCCGCCTGCACCATGCCGATGACGAGACCGAGCGCCAGGGCCACTGCGAGCATCGGCGCCGCCAGCATCACCGTCACGGCCAGTGCGCCGCGGCCAATCTCCATGACCAGCTCCGGGGACATCGTTCAGCCCGCCATGAAGCTGGCGGCGAGCGTGCCCATCACCAGCGACCAGCCGTCGACCAACACGAACAGCATGATCTTGAACGGCAGCGAAATGATCAGCGGCGAGAGCATCACCATGCCCATGGACATCAGCACCGCGGCGACCACCAGGTCGATGATCAGGAAGGGCAGCAGCAGCAGGAAACCGATCTGGAACGCCGTCTTCAGTTCGCTGGTGACGAACGCGGGCAGCAGCACCGAGAACGGCACGTCGGCCTCGGACTCGAAGCCGTCGTGGCCGCCGAGGCTGGCGAACAGCTCGAGGTCGGGCGCACGCACCTGCGACATCATGAACTCGCGCATCGGCCCGCCCGCCGCGGCGATGGCCGCCGGCGCGTCCAGGCTCTCTTCGAGGTAAGGCTTCGCGGCCTCCTCGTAAATGCGCTCCAGCACCGGCGCCATGATGAAAAAGCTCAGGAACAGGGCGAGGCCGATCAGCACCTGGTTGTTGGGCGTCTGCTGCGTGCCCATGCCCTGGCGCAGGATGGCCAGCACCACGATGATGCGCGTGAAGGATGTGGTCATGATGAGCGCCGCCGGCACCAGGCTCAGCAACGTCATCAGCAACAAGACCTGCAGCGTCACGGAGTACTGCTGCGTGCCGTCTTCCGCCGTCGCTACCGAGAGCAGCTCCAGCTCGTTGCCGGCCGCCGCGCTGCCCGGCCAGGCAGAAAGCAACAGGGGCAGCACCGGCAGCAGTCGCCACAAGGCCCGGCGCATCATGGCTTGCCGCTCCCCTTCATGCCGCCCAGGGCGGTGCGCAGTTGCGCCGCGAAACCGGGCGCCCCCGGGGCGCCCTCGACCGGAGCCACCGGCTCGTCCAGCACCAGCAGGGTCTGGATGCGGCCCGGCGCCGCGCCGAGCAGCAGCTGCCGCCCGCCCACTTCCACCAGCAACAGCCGTTCGCGCGCGCCGATCGAGGCGACCGACAGCACGCTGATTGCGCCGGGCAGCCGCCGTTGCATGCCGCCGTGGCGCCGCAGCAGGGCTGCGAGCCCGAAGATCAGGCCGACCACCAGCACCAGCACGCCAAGCACGCGGGCCGCCTGGGCCGCCCCATCCACGCCCGGCGCCGCGCCGCTTGCAGCGGCGAGAACCGGGGCGGGGCATACGGCGAACAGAAGCAATGAGAAGCGACGCATCATGCGGGACCTCAGCGCAACTTCCGCACGCGCTCGGCGGGGCTGATGACGTCGGTGAGGCGGATGCCGTATTTCTCGTTGATCACGACCACTTCGCCGTGGGCGATCAGCGTGCCGTTGACCAGCACGTCCATGGGCTCGCCGACCAGCCGCTCGAGCTCCACCACCGAGCCCTGGTTGAGCTGCAGCAGGTTGCGGATCGGCACCTTGGCGCGGCCGATCTCCATCGACAGCGTGACCGGGATGTCGAGCACCACCTCCAGGTTGACGTCCTCGTTGCCCGGGCCACCCGAGGCCTCCAGGGCGGCCGGGGTGACGGGCTGGCCGGCGCCGTTGCCCGGCGGCTTGTGGCCGTTGCCCGCCTGGCGTCCGGCATTGGCCGTGACGGCCTGCTCGGCGACGGCCTGCTCGGCCATGGCGGCCGCCCAGTCGTCCATCGCCGCGGAATTCTGCTCGCTCATGTTCTCTGCTCCTTGCGGATGTCCTGCTTGATGTCATTGGTCACCGGATCGCGGCGTGCGCGCTCCAGCACCTGGATGGCGTGCCGGCCCTGGTGATGGCCGAAACGCCCGTGGAAAATGGGGATCTGCTCGGCGCACAAGGTCACGCGCTCCGGCATCTCGATGGGCAGCACGTCGCCCGGCTTGAGCCTGAGCAACTCGCCGACGCTGAGTTCGACCTCGACCAGCTTGCTGCTTACCTCGACCGTGGCCAGGCGCACTTCTTCCCGCAGCGCCTTGAGCCAGCGCCCGTCGCCGTCCGAGCGGTCGCTCTGCATGCCGGCGTCGAGCAGGTCGCGGATCGGCTCGACCATCGAGTAAGGCAGCGTCACGTGGAGGTCGCCGCCGCCGCCCTCGAGCTCCAGCCGGAAACTGCAGATCACCACCACTTCGCTCGGGCTGACGATATTGGCGAACTGGGGGTTGACCTCGGCGTTGATGAATTCGAACTCGACCGGCAGCACCGGCGACCAGGCCTCGCCGAGGTCGTGAAAGGCCTGGTCGAGCACCATGCGCACCACGCGGCCTTCGGTCAGCGTGAACTCGCGGCCCTCGACCTTGGAGTGGAAGCGCCCGCCGCCGCCGAAGAAATGATCCACCAAGGTGAATACCAGGCGCGCATCGATCACGAACAGCGCGGTGCCGCGCAGCGGCCGCATGCGCACAAGGTTGAGGCTGGTGGGCACCGGCAGGGTGTGCACGTATTCGCCGAACTTTTGCAGCCGCACGCCGCTCACCGAGATCTCGGCGGAGCGCCGCAGCAGGTTGAACAGGCTGATGCGCAGGTGGCGCGCGAAGCGCTCGTTGATCATTTCCAGCGTCGGCATCCGGCCGCGCACGATGCGATCCTGGCTCGACAGGTCCACCGCGCGCGCGACACCGTCGTGCGCGCGCAGCTCCTGGTCGGTGTCCACGCTGCCGTCGTCCACCCCGTGCAACAGGGCGTCGATCTCGTCTTGGGAGAGAAGGTCTTGGCCGCTCATGTCATTGCATCACGAAGGTGGAGAAATAGACGTCGGCCACCAGCGGGCGCCCGGCCAGCTGCTGCAGTTCCGCCTGCACGGTCTTGAGCGCCTCCTGGCGCAGCGCTTCCTTGCCGGCACGGGTCAGCAGCGCCTCGTAATCGCGCTCGCTGAACAGCGCAATCAGCGCGTGGCGCAGCGCCGGCTCGTGGCGACGCGCGAGATCGAGGTCTTTCTTGTTGCCCGCCATCAGGTCCACGGACACCTGGAGATAGCGCAGCTGGCCACCGGCGGCGAAATTCACCACCAGCGGTGGCTCCAGCGCGAGGTATTCCGCGCTCCCGGCATCGACGATCGCAGGCCGGCCCGGCTCGACGGCCGGCGCGGCGGATGCGCTGCCGGCCTCGGGACCGGCCTCGGGGGCGGCGGCGAAGAACCGGCTCCAGCCAAGCCAGCCGCCAGCGCCGAGGAGCGCAACGACGACGAGCAGCCAGGGCCAGCGCCGGCGCGGCGCAGGGGCTTCCGCTGCAACGGCGCCCTCCTCGTTCTCCATCTCGTCCTGGACGACTTGGTCCGCTTCATTCATTGGCCGGTCTCCATGCGCGCACGCGTTTGTTTACAGCGTGACTTGAGCAAGAGCCGTGCCAGCTTCTTCGAGGCTATAAAAAACAGGGGGTTAGAGAGGCCCGCCGCGGGCGCGTCAGCTTCTTGACGCGGCCCGGAGCGGGCATGGCGGAGGCCGCCTCAGACGAAGGTGTCGACCAGGCCGCGCCCGCCGGCCGCCAGCGGCTGCGCCAGGAAGGATTCCTCGCCATCCTCGACCAGCTGCGCTGGATCGCCGTCGCCGGCGGTGGTCATTTCTTCCTCGGTACTGTCATCAGCGCCGTGTCGATCGACATCGAATCCGGACAGGGAAAAACCCTCCGCCTCCAGGGCCTCGCGCAGGCGTGGCGCGGCCTGCTCCAGCGCGTCGCGCGCCCCCGCCGTGGCGGCGTTGAACGACAGGCGCAGCCCGTCTTCTTCCAGGCGCACCCGCACCTCGACCGCGCCCAGGTCGGGCGGATTGAGCCGCAGTTCGGCGGTCTGCACCTTGCCGCGCACCATCCACAGGACACGCTGGCCAAGCGCCTCGGCCCAGTCGGGCCCGCCGGCCGGCACGGAGACCGACACGGTCGGCATGCCTCCTGCTGCGACTGAGGACGACGCCGGGGCCGTTCCCCCCGGTCCCAGCATGCTCAACGCGGCTTCGGCAGCGCGCGCTGCGCTTGCCTCGACCTGCGCCCGGCCCGCGCCAGCTGCGTCCGCGGCCGCCTCCGCGACGCCCAGGGCCTGCATCAGCGTGGCCGCGGAAGCCGCGGGCGCACGATCTCCGGGCGCCGCCACGGCCATGCCGGGCGCCACGCCGTGCAGCACCTGCAATATGCCGAGCAGCCGAGACAGCGAACCGCTGCCGTCTGGCGCGGTGCGCGTATCCGTGGCGGCGGTGGCCCGCAGGATTTCCGCCAGCTCCGGGGCGCGCGCCGCCAGCGCAATAGAAGCGGGCGCGGCAACCGGCTCCGGTGCTGTCAGCAGTCGCTGCAACGGTACCTCGAGCGCCTCGGGCAGGGCCTGCTGGGCAGCCTGCGTGCCGGTTGGTGCAAGCAATGCTGGGGCCGTGTCCTCGCCGGGTTCAGGGGTGGCGCCAGCACTGGCGGGATCTTCGGGACCGGCCGGGTCGCCCGGCCCACCCTCCGCTGCCGCCGGGCCGGCGAGCAGGCGCGCGAACACTGCGCCGCCCTGTGCCGGCTGCTCCGGACGCGCGCTGCGGCCAGGCCGTGCTTGCTGCGGCTCCACCTCCATGCCGGGCGACAGGGTGGGGGTACTCATGATCGCACTCCTGCGGCACGCCGTGCGGCGCACTCGTCCTGCTCACGTTGTTCACTGCGCTGGGCTGCGCGTTCCTCTTCGGCGCGAAACCGCGTCACGACCTTCTCCAGCGCCTCGCGGTCCATGCGCAAGGCCAGCCACTGGGCGCGCGCCGCCTCGAGCCGGCCGCGCGCGTGTTCCACCAGCACGCGCTGGCGATTCACCGCCTCGCTCAGCTGGCCCAGGAACAGCCGGCCGTCGCGCAGCAACGCGGTGCCGCCGCATGCACCCTGGGCGACGGCGTCGGCATACTCCTGCCACCAGGCGCGGAGCTCGGCCAGCTTGCTCTCTTCCGCCGACATCGCCTCCTGCGCCTTGCCGAATTCCTGCACCGCGGCCTGCTCCCTGCGGTCGGCCACGCGCACCATCGGCTCCAGCCGGCGGCTCCTCAATTCACCTTGCATAGCGTCAGTCTCCCTCGCCCTTCGGGGCCACGACTTCCTTTAGCGATCCCAGGCTCTGCCCCAGGGGCACCGCCTCGTGCATGTCCTGCCGGAGCCAACCCTCGAGCCGCGGCTGGAACGCCACGGCTTCATCCACAACGGGGTCTGACCCCGTTTTGTAGGCGCCGACGCTGAGCAGGTCGCGGTGCTGCGACCAGGTGGCGTACAAGCGGCGGAAGCGCAGCGCGGCCTGGCGATGCTCCGGTTCACAGATGTCATTCATGGCGCGGCTGATCGAGGCCTCGATGTCGATGGCCGGATAGCGCCCGCCCTCGGCGACGCGCCGGGACAGCACCACGTGACCGTCGAGCACGGCGCGCGCGGCGTCCGCGATCGGGTCGTTGGTGTCGTCGCCCTCGGCCAGCACCGTGTAGAACGCAGTGATGGAACCCGCGCCCGGTTCGCCGTTGCCGGCGCGCTCCACCAGCTGGGGCAGGCGCGCGAACACCGAAGGGGTGTAGCCCTTGGTGGCCGGCGGCTCGCCGATGGCCAGCCCGATCTCGCGCTGGGCCTGGGCGAAGCGCGTCAGGGAGTCCATCAGCAACAGCACGTTGAGCCCGCGATCGCGGAAATACTCGGCGATGGTGGTGGCGAGCATGGCGCCGTGCAGGCGCATCAGCGGCGGATGGTCCGCCGGCGTGGCGACCACGACGGCGCGCTGCATGCCCTCCGGGCCGAGCGTGCGCTGCACGAACTCGTTCACTTCGCGGCCGCGCTCGCCGATGAGCCCGACCACGGTGACGTCTGCCGCCGTGTAGCGCGTCATCATGCCCAGCAGGACGCTCTTGCCCACGCCGCTGCCGGCAAAAAGCCCCATGCGCTGGCCGCGCGCCACCGTCAGCAGGCCGTTGATGGCGCGCACGCCGACGTCGAGCGGCTCCTCGAGCGGCGCACGCGACAAGGGGTTGATGGCGCGGCCGCGCAACGGCATGCGCGCCTCGCAATCCAGCGGGCCGCGTCCGTCCAACGGCTGGCCCGCCCCATCGACGACGCGGCCCAGCATCGCCTCGCCCACCGGCGCGTCGTGCGCACCGGCCAGGGGCCGCACGCGCGCCCCGGGCGTGAGACCATGAATATCGCCCTCGGGCATGAGGAACATCCGCTCCCCGGCGAAACCGACC
Protein-coding sequences here:
- the fliN gene encoding flagellar motor switch protein FliN, which produces MSEQNSAAMDDWAAAMAEQAVAEQAVTANAGRQAGNGHKPPGNGAGQPVTPAALEASGGPGNEDVNLEVVLDIPVTLSMEIGRAKVPIRNLLQLNQGSVVELERLVGEPMDVLVNGTLIAHGEVVVINEKYGIRLTDVISPAERVRKLR
- the fliO gene encoding flagellar biosynthetic protein FliO: MMRRFSLLLFAVCPAPVLAAASGAAPGVDGAAQAARVLGVLVLVVGLIFGLAALLRRHGGMQRRLPGAISVLSVASIGARERLLLVEVGGRQLLLGAAPGRIQTLLVLDEPVAPVEGAPGAPGFAAQLRTALGGMKGSGKP
- the fliJ gene encoding flagellar export protein FliJ → MQGELRSRRLEPMVRVADRREQAAVQEFGKAQEAMSAEESKLAELRAWWQEYADAVAQGACGGTALLRDGRLFLGQLSEAVNRQRVLVEHARGRLEAARAQWLALRMDREALEKVVTRFRAEEERAAQRSEQREQDECAARRAAGVRS
- a CDS encoding flagellar hook-length control protein FliK, giving the protein MSTPTLSPGMEVEPQQARPGRSARPEQPAQGGAVFARLLAGPAAAEGGPGDPAGPEDPASAGATPEPGEDTAPALLAPTGTQAAQQALPEALEVPLQRLLTAPEPVAAPASIALAARAPELAEILRATAATDTRTAPDGSGSLSRLLGILQVLHGVAPGMAVAAPGDRAPAASAATLMQALGVAEAAADAAGAGRAQVEASAARAAEAALSMLGPGGTAPASSSVAAGGMPTVSVSVPAGGPDWAEALGQRVLWMVRGKVQTAELRLNPPDLGAVEVRVRLEEDGLRLSFNAATAGARDALEQAAPRLREALEAEGFSLSGFDVDRHGADDSTEEEMTTAGDGDPAQLVEDGEESFLAQPLAAGGRGLVDTFV
- the fliQ gene encoding flagellar biosynthesis protein FliQ gives rise to the protein MSPELVMEIGRGALAVTVMLAAPMLAVALALGLVIGMVQAATQIQEMTLSFIPKLLGLVAVLAFGGHWMLRVIVDYSRELITSIPGLLH
- the flhB gene encoding flagellar biosynthesis protein FlhB, whose product is MSEQDTSQERTEQATPKRLQDAKKKGQAPRSRELNTTAVVLTGAAALLLFGGPIGTGMIDAMRAGLTMPRDLAFETALLPAVLGEAGMAALWLLAPVFVAVLIAALAGPAMLGGLVFSAEAMKPKLDKLNPLKGLKRIFSANGLMEFAKTLAKFIVVTGAGFLVLRHIGPDLLTAGDNDLRTAIPGLARTICWVLLVLGSVLLLIAAVDVPFQLWTHSKQLRMTRQEVRDEMKETDGRPEVKGRIRRIQMEMAQRRMMAAVPAADVVVSNPTHFSVALKYESSGMSAPRVVAKGVDETALRIREAAAEAGVPRLEAPPLARALYYTTPLDEEIPEELFLAVARVLAWIYQLRAAAPGDPVPELAEFDVPEHLTRRRPGKRI
- a CDS encoding flagellar basal body-associated FliL family protein, with the protein product MNEADQVVQDEMENEEGAVAAEAPAPRRRWPWLLVVVALLGAGGWLGWSRFFAAAPEAGPEAGSASAAPAVEPGRPAIVDAGSAEYLALEPPLVVNFAAGGQLRYLQVSVDLMAGNKKDLDLARRHEPALRHALIALFSERDYEALLTRAGKEALRQEALKTVQAELQQLAGRPLVADVYFSTFVMQ
- the fliM gene encoding flagellar motor switch protein FliM codes for the protein MSGQDLLSQDEIDALLHGVDDGSVDTDQELRAHDGVARAVDLSSQDRIVRGRMPTLEMINERFARHLRISLFNLLRRSAEISVSGVRLQKFGEYVHTLPVPTSLNLVRMRPLRGTALFVIDARLVFTLVDHFFGGGGRFHSKVEGREFTLTEGRVVRMVLDQAFHDLGEAWSPVLPVEFEFINAEVNPQFANIVSPSEVVVICSFRLELEGGGGDLHVTLPYSMVEPIRDLLDAGMQSDRSDGDGRWLKALREEVRLATVEVSSKLVEVELSVGELLRLKPGDVLPIEMPERVTLCAEQIPIFHGRFGHHQGRHAIQVLERARRDPVTNDIKQDIRKEQRT
- the fliP gene encoding flagellar type III secretion system pore protein FliP (The bacterial flagellar biogenesis protein FliP forms a type III secretion system (T3SS)-type pore required for flagellar assembly.), translating into MMRRALWRLLPVLPLLLSAWPGSAAAGNELELLSVATAEDGTQQYSVTLQVLLLMTLLSLVPAALIMTTSFTRIIVVLAILRQGMGTQQTPNNQVLIGLALFLSFFIMAPVLERIYEEAAKPYLEESLDAPAAIAAAGGPMREFMMSQVRAPDLELFASLGGHDGFESEADVPFSVLLPAFVTSELKTAFQIGFLLLLPFLIIDLVVAAVLMSMGMVMLSPLIISLPFKIMLFVLVDGWSLVMGTLAASFMAG
- the fliI gene encoding flagellar protein export ATPase FliI is translated as MNGAATRLLPPARNAALCARLQRRRRRVSTDEPMVAEGRLVRMVGLTLEAVGCEAPVGGRCCVISAGGARTEAEVVGFAGERMFLMPEGDIHGLTPGARVRPLAGAHDAPVGEAMLGRVVDGAGQPLDGRGPLDCEARMPLRGRAINPLSRAPLEEPLDVGVRAINGLLTVARGQRMGLFAGSGVGKSVLLGMMTRYTAADVTVVGLIGERGREVNEFVQRTLGPEGMQRAVVVATPADHPPLMRLHGAMLATTIAEYFRDRGLNVLLLMDSLTRFAQAQREIGLAIGEPPATKGYTPSVFARLPQLVERAGNGEPGAGSITAFYTVLAEGDDTNDPIADAARAVLDGHVVLSRRVAEGGRYPAIDIEASISRAMNDICEPEHRQAALRFRRLYATWSQHRDLLSVGAYKTGSDPVVDEAVAFQPRLEGWLRQDMHEAVPLGQSLGSLKEVVAPKGEGD
- the fliR gene encoding flagellar biosynthetic protein FliR produces the protein MEFTAAQLDTWIAGLALSFMRIAALLLAAPLFGARSVPMQVRAGLALVIALMVQPLLPPPPEISLLSFSMVLAMLRELVIGAVAGFVLQMVFAALAIAGELVALGMGLGFASLVDPDSGVQVPVVGQFFVVLSTLLFLALDGHLVLLNFLVLSFRELPLAGGIRFADFAALADWGSVMFGHAVLIALPAVGSLLLANVAMGVVTRAAPQLNIFAVGFPMTLMLGFLVLWATVAALGARFSELLGEGFSVIGWWLGG